Proteins from a single region of Punica granatum isolate Tunisia-2019 chromosome 8, ASM765513v2, whole genome shotgun sequence:
- the LOC116189408 gene encoding ankyrin repeat-containing protein At5g02620-like, producing MRLLSLLDYEKEQELAQLESSAPIKKLNEAAMAGDVPALLGLLETDPSLLDRSNPLHVSALLGHSSFVHELLTLNPKLAGETNRRGSLPLHVAAAKGHLEIVKKLLKVHPDACLVWDVDGRTPLHLAAIKGRIQVVTELVRVAPESARVLTKGGESALHLCLRHNRVEALKVLVECIGSDDGFLNWKDCDGNSVLHIAVEKKQLEIVKYFLYNTKIDANAQNAKGFTPIDVLTKGKRDVRDLEINKLLLLDLRSSKVHESPPFVDGGDTIEAVPMEVPNILRKMAGPKQPVKKHTDWLGRKRSALMVVASLIATVAFQGTLSPPGGFWQDDFTADPAHNGTEKSHKVGMAVMATTLPKAYGQFMIFNTLAFLSSLSIILLLVSGLPMKRRRWMWTLMVTMWIAITALTCTYFISWIHMTPEDNTGVLFSVTRVSVILWLCIMGIVFLGNVFRMGKWLLRKYGYIKEEEQQQQPSDEVYLEDEENDDL from the exons ATGAGGCTCCTGAGCTTGCTGGACTATGAGAAGGAGCAAGAGCTGGCCCAGTTGGAGAGCTCTGCCCCCATCAAGAAGCTCAACGAAGCGGCAATGGCGGGCGATGTCCCAGCTCTCCTCGGACTCCTCGAAACCGATCCTTCCCTCCTCGACAGAAGCAACCCGTTGCACGTATCAGCCCTTCTGGGTCATTCGTCCTTTGTCCATGAACTTCTGACTCTAAATCCGAAGCTCGCTGGAGAGACAAACCGCCGCGGGTCTCTGCCTCTCCACGTTGCCGCTGCAAAAG GGCACTTGGAGATTGTCAAGAAGTTGTTGAAGGTCCACCCTGATGCTTGTTTGGTGTGGGACGTTGATGGGAGGACTCCACTGCACTTAGCTGCAATCAAAGGCCGCATCCAGGTTGTGACTGAATTGGTCCGGGTTGCTCCCGAGTCGGCTCGGGTGCTAACTAAGGGAGGGGAGAGCGCGCTTCACCTCTGCCTGAGGCATAATCGAGTCGAGGCATTGAAGGTCCTAGTGGAGTGTATAGGGAGTGATGATGGGTTCTTGAACTGGAAGGACTGTGACGGTAACTCTGTGCTGCACATTGCTGTGGAGAAGAAGCAATTAGAG ATCGTGAAGTACTTCCTATACAACACCAAGATTGATGCAAACGCCCAGAATGCAAAAGGCTTCACGCCAATCGATGTCTTAACAAAAGGGAAAAGGGATGTACGGGACCTGGAAATTAATAAACTCCTATTGCTGGATTTGAGATCCTCGAAAGTACATGAATCACCACCCTTCGTTGACGGTGGAGACACAATTGAAGCAGTTCCCATGGAAGTCCCCAACATTCTCCGGAAAATGGCTGGTCCAAAACAGCCTGTTAAGAAGCACACAGACTGGTTGGGTCGGAAGCGGAGCGCCCTGATGGTGGTGGCGTCGCTCATCGCAACTGTGGCATTCCAGGGCACGCTGTCTCCACCTGGCGGGTTCTGGCAGGATGATTTCACAGCAGACCCAGCCCACAACGGAACGGAGAAGTCCCACAAGGTGGGGATGGCTGTCATGGCCACGACCCTCCCGAAGGCATATGGGCAGTTCATGATCTTCAACACCCTCGCATTTCTCTCTTCCCTCAGCATCATTCTCCTCCTCGTCAGTGGCCTCCCAATGAAAAGGAGGCGGTGGATGTGGACCCTGATGGTCACGATGTGGATTGCCATCACGGCGCTCACGTGCACCTACTTCATCTCGTGGATCCACATGACCCCAGAGGACAACACTGGGGTGCTCTTCAGCGTGACCCGGGTCTCGGTCATCCTGTGGCTCTGTATCATGGGGATTGTGTTCCTCGGGAATGTGTTTAGGATGGGCAAGTGGCTGCTGAGGAAGTACGGGTACATAAAGGAGgaggagcagcagcagcagccttCTGATGAGGTCTATTTGGAGGATGAAGAGAATGATGATCTGTGA
- the LOC116187004 gene encoding uncharacterized protein At4g33100, whose translation MGLLRERKPSSSPSSTSPCAQLRAAYYSCFNKWYSEKFVKGQWQKEECVAEWQKYRACLSEHLEDKHLSRFLEAEGLGDHDTAIKSDSAGSVDGEDNSVSH comes from the exons ATGGGGCTATTGAGAGAGAGGAAACCCTCTTCCTCACCGTCTTCTACATCCCCGTGTGCCCAGCTCAGAGCTGCTTACTACAGCTGCTTCAACAA GTGGTACTCGGAGAAGTTTGTGAAGGGTCAGTGGCAGAAGGAGGAATGTGTTGCTGAGTGGCAGAAGTACAGAGCTTGCCTCTCG GAACATTTAGAAGACAAACACCTGAGCCGCTTCTTGGAAGCTGAAGGCTTAGGTGACCATGACACCGCCATTAAATCTGATTCAGCGGGCTCAGTTGATGGGGAAGATAACAGCGTTTCTCACTAG
- the LOC116189410 gene encoding ankyrin repeat-containing protein BDA1-like produces the protein MDQVSLRSLYVAAAEGDSVSLLKLLRSDTNLLNRFVEAGPYAETPLHIAALLGHTEFVEVIVDQKPKLVSKLDTRRSSPLHLASAAGHVDIAKKLLVADPEMCFVRDCRGRNPLHLAATWGHVDVLKELMRERPAAARDRAENGETILHFCVKHEKWEALKVLVENMNDHEFMNSKDYDGNTILHLAAANGQKEMMHFLIRSTEVEVHSPNLNGFTAFNILARIESPEEEQSMVNNIYLHIRRNRNVEDSHVLSSESDHHALKPPEEKGWLEEKKSALMVVASLIATMAFQASISPPGGVWEQDGSYHQGSAEEIRYYAGTSRMAYSWPLVYLIFIIVNTIGFVAAMSIILLLISGIPLLMRRAFMWVYMVIMWVAVSSVSLVYTTSLSTVTPTAYENNIVIRLLAILQIWSFLMLLLLPGHLIHLVVKFIRRKIIGPRSNNHTSGA, from the exons ATGGATCAGGTCAGCCTCAGGAGCCTCTATGTAGCAGCAGCAGAGGGGGATTCAGTTTCTCTGCTCAAGTTGCTCAGATCCGATACAAACCTCCTCAATAGATTCGTCGAGGCAGGCCCGTACGCTGAGACACCGCTTCACATTGCAGCATTGCTCGGCCACACGGAATTTGTGGAAGTGATCGTAGACCAGAAGCCCAAGCTTGTGTCGAAGCTCGACACTCGGAGATCATCGCCCCTCCACCTTGCTTCAGCTGCGGGCCACGTCGATATAGCAAAGAAGCTGCTCGTGGCTGACCCTGAGATGTGCTTCGTGCGGGACTGCAGAGGGAGAAACCCCCTACATCTTGCTGCCACGTGGGGCCATGTAGACGTGTTGAAGGAGCTGATGCGGGAGAGGCCAGCCGCAGCTCGGGACAGAGCTGAGAATGGTGAAACTATTTTGCATTTTTGTGTGAAGCACGAGAAATGGGAGGCTTTGAAGGTATTGGTGGAGAATATGAATGATCACGAGTTTATGAACTCAAAGGATTATGACGGAAATACTATCTTGCATCTCGCTGCAGCAAATGGCCAGAAGGAG ATGATGCATTTCTTGATCAGAAGCACGGAAGTAGAAGTTCACTCTCCAAACCTAAACGGTTTCACGGCATTCAACATCTTAGCAAGAATCGAGAGCCCTGAAGAGGAACAGTCCATGGTAAACAATATTTACCTGCATATTAGAAGGAACAGGAATGTCGAGGATTCTCATGTCCTGTCCTCAGAATCGGATCATCATGCACTTAAGCCACCAGAAGAGAAGGGTTGGCTcgaggaaaagaaaagtgcGTTAATGGTGGTGGCATCACTTATAGCAACCATGGCATTCCAAGCCTCTATTAGCCCTCCTGGCGGCGTCTGGGAACAAGATGGTTCCTATCACCAAGGAAGTGCAGAGGAGATTCGCTACTATGCAGGCACTTCAAGAATGGCATACTCTTGGCCGCTCGTATACTTAATTTTCATCATAGTCAACACAATAGGTTTCGTTGCAGCTATGAGCATCATCCTGTTACTTATTAGCGGCATCCCTTTGCTAATGCGTAGGGCATTCATGTGGGTCTACATGGTTATCATGTGGGTTGCCGTTAGCTCGGTATCACTGGTCTACACCACCTCTCTATCAACAGTGACACCTACCGCCTATGAGAACAACATTGTCATTAGATTACTGGCGATCCTTCAGATCTGGAGCTTTCTGATGTTGCTGCTTCTACCCGGACACTTGATCCACCTGGTCGTGAAGTTTATACGGAGGAAAATCATAGGACCGAGGTCCAACAACCACACTTCTGGTGCTTGA
- the LOC116189413 gene encoding 17.6 kDa class II heat shock protein-like, which translates to MDFRNFGEFGLMGSPIFSIIEDMLDFPEDQQQQQPESRTRSNNPSRAYVRDAKAMAATPADVIEYPDSYVFIVDMPGINPGEIKVQVENENVLVVSSERRHEREKDKDESKVDGLKYVRMERRVGKFMRKFVLPENANVDAISAMCQDGVLRVTVQKVKPPQPKAKTIEVKVG; encoded by the coding sequence ATGGACTTCAGGAACTTTGGAGAGTTCGGGCTGATGGGTTCGCCGATCTTCTCGATCATCGAGGACATGCTCGACTTCCCTGAGgatcagcagcagcagcagcctgAGTCGAGGACAAGGAGCAACAACCCTTCCCGGGCTTATGTTCGTGATGCCAAGGCAATGGCGGCAACCCCAGCGGACGTGATAGAGTACCCTGACTCATACGTGTTCATAGTGGACATGCCAGGGATCAATCCTGGGGAAATCAAGGTCCAGGTCGAGAACGAGAATGTGCTCGTGGTGAGCAGTGAGAGGAGGCACGAGAGGGAGAAGGACAAGGACGAGAGTAAGGTGGATGGGTTGAAGTACGTGAGGATGGAGAGGCGGGTGGGGAAGTTCATGAGGAAGTTTGTGCTGCCCGAGAATGCGAACGTAGATGCCATATCAGCGATGTGCCAGGACGGTGTGCTCAGGGTCACGGTCCAGAAGGTCAAGCCTCCCCAGCCCAAGGCCAAGACCATTGAGGTCAAGGTTGGTTAA